One window of the Shimwellia blattae DSM 4481 = NBRC 105725 genome contains the following:
- a CDS encoding efflux RND transporter periplasmic adaptor subunit codes for MNKNRGLTPLAVVLMLAGSAVLTGCDNKDAQQQAAAAPEVGVVTLKAETLPITTELPGRTSPYRVAEVRPQVSGIILKRNFIEGSDVQAGVSLYQIDPATYQATYDSAKGDLAKANAAAKIAQLTVNRYKPLLGTKYISQQDYDTAVANLQQANAAVVAAKAAVETARINLAYTKVTSPITGRIGKSAVTEGALVQNGQSTAMAVVQQLDPIYVDVTQSSEDFLRLKQELANGTLKQENGKAKVTVVTAEGVTFPQTGSLEFSDVTVDQTTGSITLRAIFPNPDHTLLPGMFLRARLEEGVRSDALLVPQQGVTRTPRGDASALVVGADNKVENRTITAPTAIGDKWLVTSGLKAGDRVIVTGLQKVRAGAQVTPQEITETAPASTGQTKS; via the coding sequence ATGAATAAAAACAGAGGGTTAACGCCTCTGGCGGTCGTCCTGATGCTCGCGGGTAGCGCCGTGCTAACCGGATGTGATAATAAGGACGCTCAGCAACAGGCTGCCGCTGCGCCTGAAGTCGGCGTTGTCACACTCAAAGCTGAAACACTGCCCATCACGACAGAACTTCCGGGCCGCACCAGCCCGTACCGGGTGGCTGAAGTTCGACCTCAGGTGAGTGGTATTATTCTGAAACGAAACTTTATCGAGGGCAGTGATGTCCAGGCCGGGGTTTCGTTATACCAGATAGATCCCGCCACCTATCAGGCCACATACGACAGCGCGAAGGGCGATCTGGCGAAAGCCAACGCCGCGGCCAAAATCGCACAGCTGACCGTTAACCGCTATAAACCGCTGCTGGGTACTAAGTACATCAGTCAGCAGGATTACGACACCGCGGTGGCGAATTTACAGCAAGCCAATGCGGCCGTTGTGGCGGCAAAAGCAGCGGTTGAGACTGCGCGGATTAACCTCGCTTATACCAAAGTGACCTCCCCGATTACCGGGCGGATCGGTAAATCTGCCGTGACCGAAGGGGCGCTGGTGCAAAACGGCCAGTCCACAGCGATGGCGGTAGTGCAGCAGCTGGATCCTATTTATGTGGATGTGACCCAGTCATCAGAAGATTTTCTGCGCCTGAAGCAGGAGCTGGCAAACGGCACCCTGAAACAGGAAAACGGCAAGGCGAAAGTCACGGTGGTGACCGCTGAAGGGGTGACCTTCCCGCAGACCGGGAGCCTGGAATTCTCTGACGTTACCGTAGACCAGACCACCGGCTCTATTACGCTGCGGGCCATTTTCCCCAACCCGGACCACACCCTGCTGCCGGGGATGTTCTTAAGAGCCCGGCTGGAAGAAGGTGTACGCAGCGATGCGCTGCTGGTTCCCCAGCAGGGTGTGACCCGCACGCCGCGTGGTGATGCTTCCGCGCTGGTTGTTGGTGCAGATAATAAAGTCGAAAACCGCACGATTACGGCACCTACCGCAATCGGTGATAAATGGCTGGTTACCAGCGGCCTGAAAGCAGGTGACCGGGTGATTGTCACCGGTCTGCAGAAAGTCAGAGCCGGCGCTCAGGTGACTCCTCAGGAAATCACCGAAACCGCCCCGGCCAGCACCGGGCAGACTAAGTCTTAA
- the acrB gene encoding multidrug efflux RND transporter permease subunit AcrB translates to MAKFFIDRPIFAWVIAIIIMLAGALSILKLPIAQYPTIAPPAVQISAVYPGADAKTVQDTVTQVIEQNMNGIDGLLYMSSTSDSSGTVQITLTFDSGTDPDIAQVQVQNKLSLATPLLPQEVQQQGISVEKSSSSFLMVMGMISSDGSMDQNDIADYLASNLKDPVSRTNGVGDVQLFGAQYAMRIWMDPNKLNNYQLTPVDVITAIKAQNAQVAAGQLGGVPAIKGQQLNSSITAQTRLTSAEEFGKIFLKVNQDGSRVLLRDVAKVELGGENYDVVAKFNGKPASGLGIKLATGANALDTANAVRATINKLKPYFPHGLEVVYPYDTTPFVKISIFEVVKTLAEAIVLVFVVMYLFLQNFRATLIPTIAVPVVLLGTFAILAAFGFSINTLTMFAMVLAIGLLVDDAIVVVENVERVMVEEGLPPKEATRKSMGQIQGALVGIAMVLSAVFIPMAFFGGSTGAIYRQFSITIVSAMVLSVLVAMILTPALCATMLKPVKQGDHGEDKKGFFGWFNRMFDKSTNHYTDSVGNILRSTGRYLVLYLLLVLAMAVLFIRLPTAFLPDEDQGVLLSMVQLPAGATQERTQKVMDEVTNYYLSHEKDTVESVFAINGFGFQGRGQNVGLAFISLKDWSEREGEEHKVPAIAARATQYFAGIKDAMVFAFNLPAIVELGTATGFDFELIDQGGLGHEKLTQARNQLLGEVAKRPDLLVAVRPNGMEDTPQFKIDIDQEKAQALGVSISDINTTLGSAWGSSYVNDFIDRGRVKKVYVMSEAEYRMLPSDINSWYVRGSNGQMVPFAAFASTKWEYGSPRLERYNGLPSMEILGQPAPGKSSGEAMLLMEELVSKLPTGIGYDWTGMSYQERLSGNQAPSLYAISLIVVFLCLAALYESWSIPFSVMLVVPLGVVGALLAASLRGMNNDVYFQVGLLTTIGLSAKNAILIVEFAKDLMEKEGKGLIEATLDAVRMRLRPILMTSLAFILGVMPLVISSGAGSGAQNAVGTGVMGGMVTATVLAIFFVPVFFVVVRRRFSRKGEDIEHTHKIENQQQ, encoded by the coding sequence ATGGCTAAGTTTTTTATCGATCGCCCGATTTTTGCCTGGGTTATCGCCATTATCATCATGCTGGCAGGGGCGTTATCGATCCTGAAGCTGCCGATTGCGCAATATCCGACGATTGCGCCACCGGCCGTTCAGATCTCCGCCGTCTACCCGGGTGCTGATGCGAAAACCGTGCAGGATACGGTGACACAGGTTATCGAACAGAATATGAACGGGATTGACGGGCTGCTGTATATGTCCTCAACCAGTGACTCTTCTGGTACGGTACAAATCACGCTGACCTTTGATTCCGGTACTGATCCGGATATCGCGCAGGTTCAGGTTCAGAACAAACTGTCGCTGGCAACACCGCTGCTGCCCCAGGAAGTACAGCAACAGGGGATCAGTGTTGAAAAATCCTCCAGTAGCTTCCTGATGGTTATGGGGATGATCAGCAGTGACGGTTCCATGGACCAGAACGATATCGCCGACTATCTGGCATCAAACCTCAAAGACCCGGTCAGCCGTACTAACGGCGTGGGTGATGTGCAGCTGTTCGGTGCCCAGTACGCGATGCGTATCTGGATGGACCCGAACAAACTGAACAACTACCAGTTGACCCCGGTTGATGTGATTACCGCCATCAAAGCGCAGAACGCCCAGGTTGCCGCCGGGCAGTTAGGCGGGGTGCCGGCCATTAAAGGCCAGCAGCTGAACTCCTCTATCACGGCCCAGACCCGTCTGACCAGTGCTGAAGAGTTCGGGAAAATCTTCCTGAAGGTAAATCAGGACGGCTCCCGGGTGCTGCTGCGCGATGTGGCGAAAGTGGAGCTGGGTGGTGAAAACTACGACGTGGTTGCTAAGTTCAACGGCAAACCGGCGTCCGGGCTGGGGATTAAACTGGCTACCGGCGCAAACGCCCTTGATACTGCGAACGCCGTGCGCGCCACCATCAACAAACTGAAGCCCTACTTCCCCCACGGTCTGGAGGTTGTTTACCCTTACGACACCACCCCCTTCGTTAAAATTTCTATTTTCGAAGTGGTGAAAACCCTGGCCGAAGCTATCGTGCTGGTGTTTGTGGTGATGTACCTGTTCCTGCAAAACTTCCGCGCTACGCTGATTCCGACGATCGCGGTGCCGGTGGTGTTGCTGGGGACATTCGCCATTCTGGCGGCGTTTGGCTTCTCCATAAACACCCTGACGATGTTCGCCATGGTGCTCGCCATCGGCCTGCTGGTGGATGACGCCATCGTGGTGGTGGAAAACGTGGAACGCGTCATGGTGGAAGAAGGCCTGCCCCCTAAAGAAGCGACCCGTAAGTCCATGGGCCAGATTCAGGGCGCGCTGGTGGGTATTGCCATGGTGCTGTCTGCGGTATTTATCCCGATGGCCTTCTTCGGCGGCTCTACCGGGGCGATTTATCGCCAGTTCTCCATTACTATCGTTTCCGCGATGGTGCTGTCGGTACTGGTGGCAATGATCCTGACCCCGGCGCTGTGCGCCACTATGCTAAAACCGGTTAAACAGGGTGACCACGGCGAAGACAAAAAAGGGTTCTTCGGCTGGTTTAACCGCATGTTTGATAAGAGCACCAACCACTATACGGACAGCGTGGGGAATATTCTGCGCAGCACGGGCCGTTATCTGGTGCTGTATCTGCTGCTGGTGCTGGCGATGGCGGTGCTGTTTATCCGCCTGCCGACCGCGTTCCTGCCGGACGAAGACCAGGGTGTGTTGCTGAGTATGGTGCAGTTGCCTGCCGGTGCAACCCAGGAGCGGACGCAGAAAGTTATGGATGAGGTGACCAACTACTACCTCAGCCATGAGAAAGACACGGTTGAATCTGTGTTTGCGATTAACGGCTTCGGGTTCCAGGGCCGTGGTCAGAACGTGGGCCTGGCGTTTATCTCCCTGAAAGACTGGTCTGAGCGTGAGGGCGAAGAGCACAAAGTACCGGCCATTGCGGCCCGCGCAACGCAGTATTTTGCCGGGATCAAAGACGCCATGGTATTTGCCTTTAACCTGCCGGCGATTGTTGAGCTGGGTACGGCAACCGGTTTTGACTTTGAGCTTATCGACCAGGGGGGTCTGGGCCACGAAAAACTGACCCAGGCACGTAACCAGTTACTGGGTGAAGTGGCTAAGCGTCCGGATCTGCTGGTTGCCGTTCGTCCTAACGGGATGGAAGATACACCGCAGTTCAAAATTGATATCGACCAGGAAAAAGCACAGGCGCTTGGCGTCTCCATCAGTGACATCAACACCACCCTTGGCTCCGCCTGGGGGAGTAGCTACGTGAACGACTTTATCGACCGTGGCCGCGTGAAGAAAGTCTACGTGATGTCTGAGGCCGAATACCGCATGCTGCCGTCTGATATCAACTCCTGGTATGTACGCGGATCCAACGGTCAGATGGTGCCGTTCGCCGCCTTTGCCTCTACCAAGTGGGAATACGGTTCACCGCGTCTGGAGCGTTACAACGGCCTGCCGTCCATGGAAATTCTTGGTCAGCCGGCTCCGGGTAAGAGCTCCGGTGAAGCGATGCTGTTAATGGAAGAGCTGGTCTCCAAACTGCCAACCGGTATCGGCTACGACTGGACGGGGATGTCTTATCAGGAACGTCTGTCTGGTAACCAGGCGCCGTCTCTGTACGCCATCTCGCTGATTGTGGTCTTCCTGTGTCTGGCGGCCCTGTATGAGAGCTGGTCAATTCCGTTCTCGGTTATGCTGGTCGTTCCGCTGGGGGTTGTGGGCGCCCTGCTCGCCGCCAGCCTGCGCGGTATGAATAACGACGTTTACTTCCAGGTGGGTCTGCTGACGACCATCGGCCTGTCGGCGAAAAACGCGATACTTATCGTAGAATTCGCCAAAGATCTGATGGAAAAAGAAGGCAAGGGCCTGATAGAAGCCACCCTGGACGCAGTGCGTATGCGTTTGCGCCCGATTCTGATGACATCACTGGCGTTTATCCTCGGGGTAATGCCGCTGGTTATCAGTTCTGGCGCCGGTTCCGGTGCGCAGAACGCGGTCGGTACCGGGGTAATGGGCGGTATGGTGACAGCAACCGTACTGGCTATCTTCTTCGTGCCGGTGTTCTTTGTGGTGGTTCGCCGCCGCTTCAGCCGCAAGGGTGAAGATATTGAGCACACGCATAAAATAGAAAACCAGCAGCAATAA
- the tomB gene encoding Hha toxicity modulator TomB — translation MDEYSPKRHDIAQLRFLCETLYHDCLANLGETNRGWVNDPTSAINLQLNDLIEHIATFALNYKIKYDDDSKLIEQIDEYLDDTFTLFSNYGIDAKDLQKWQKSGNRLFRCFVNASRANPVSLSLEK, via the coding sequence ATGGACGAGTACTCACCAAAACGGCATGATATAGCGCAACTGCGTTTTCTTTGCGAAACTCTCTATCATGACTGTCTGGCGAATCTTGGGGAAACTAACCGGGGTTGGGTTAATGATCCAACATCTGCCATAAACCTTCAGCTGAACGACTTAATTGAGCACATAGCGACTTTCGCACTTAATTATAAGATTAAGTATGATGATGACAGTAAATTAATTGAACAAATTGACGAGTATCTGGACGATACCTTTACACTTTTCAGCAACTACGGCATTGATGCAAAAGATCTCCAGAAGTGGCAGAAGTCAGGAAATCGCCTGTTCCGGTGCTTCGTCAACGCAAGCAGAGCTAACCCGGTTAGCCTCTCTCTCGAAAAATAA
- a CDS encoding HHA domain-containing protein — MSEKPLTKTDYLMRLRRCQTIDTLERVIEKNKYELSDTELAVFYSAADHRLAELTMNKLYDKIPSSVWKFVR; from the coding sequence ATGTCCGAAAAGCCACTAACTAAGACCGATTATTTAATGCGTCTGCGTCGCTGCCAGACAATTGACACCCTGGAACGCGTTATTGAAAAGAATAAATATGAATTATCCGATACAGAGCTGGCGGTGTTTTACTCAGCAGCGGATCATCGCCTTGCAGAGCTGACGATGAATAAACTTTATGACAAAATCCCATCATCTGTGTGGAAATTTGTCCGCTAA
- a CDS encoding YlaC family protein produces the protein MTEIQRLLTDNIAQINRQEKRDNLPRFSISFIRRFPGLFIAMYAGWLATLLVMLYSPTLADSVWLLNVLFIILNGFFFFDVNPRYHYSDIDVLDFRVCYNGEWYNTRYVPQSLIDNILHSPAVSSGQKHHLRRMLTTKGQLSYYDIFALDKNSATTA, from the coding sequence ATGACAGAAATCCAGCGCCTGCTTACCGATAATATCGCCCAGATCAACCGCCAGGAAAAACGCGATAACCTGCCGCGTTTCAGTATCAGTTTCATTCGCCGCTTTCCGGGCCTGTTCATTGCCATGTATGCCGGATGGCTGGCCACGCTGCTGGTCATGCTCTACTCCCCGACCCTGGCTGACTCGGTCTGGCTGCTGAATGTCCTGTTTATCATTCTGAACGGCTTTTTCTTTTTCGACGTCAACCCACGCTACCACTATAGCGATATTGACGTGCTGGACTTCCGCGTCTGTTATAACGGGGAATGGTACAACACCCGCTATGTCCCCCAGTCGCTTATTGACAATATCCTGCACTCACCGGCGGTGAGCAGCGGGCAAAAGCATCACCTGCGCCGGATGTTAACCACCAAGGGCCAGCTCTCTTATTATGATATTTTCGCGCTGGATAAAAACAGCGCCACGACAGCCTGA
- a CDS encoding MGMT family protein, producing the protein MSDATFPQRVWQIVAAIPEGCVTTYGEVAQLAGSPRAARQVGGVLKRLPEGSQLPWHRVVNRYGAISLTGPGLQRQRQALLAEGVMVSGDGVVDLARYRWRP; encoded by the coding sequence ATGTCTGACGCCACCTTCCCCCAGCGGGTATGGCAAATCGTTGCCGCCATTCCAGAAGGATGCGTGACAACCTACGGTGAAGTAGCGCAGCTTGCGGGATCGCCACGGGCGGCCCGCCAGGTGGGCGGCGTGCTAAAACGCCTGCCGGAAGGCAGCCAGCTCCCCTGGCACCGGGTGGTGAATCGTTACGGAGCAATTTCCCTGACCGGGCCCGGTTTACAGCGCCAGCGCCAGGCCCTGCTGGCTGAAGGCGTGATGGTCTCCGGCGACGGGGTGGTTGATCTGGCGCGCTATCGCTGGCGACCCTGA
- a CDS encoding YbaY family lipoprotein, with amino-acid sequence MKLIPLFTGVAVAAILAGCAQQNSAGTAPQGTDPYGIASLSQGEASQPNVSGNVIIRQRVALPPDAILTVTLSDASLADAPARVLAQKAVRTEGKQSPFSFVLPYDPAQIQPRARILLSAAVSVNGRLMFVTDTVQPIINQGGTRADLNLVPVPQTAVPVNSANGDTTGNGAFLAR; translated from the coding sequence ATGAAACTTATACCACTATTCACGGGCGTAGCCGTTGCGGCTATCCTTGCGGGCTGTGCACAGCAGAACAGCGCGGGAACGGCTCCGCAGGGAACGGATCCTTACGGTATCGCGTCTCTGTCTCAGGGGGAGGCCTCTCAGCCTAATGTCTCCGGTAATGTGATTATCCGCCAGCGTGTTGCGCTGCCACCGGATGCCATTCTGACGGTTACCCTGTCTGATGCAAGCCTTGCGGATGCGCCCGCCAGAGTCCTGGCGCAGAAGGCAGTAAGAACGGAAGGTAAACAGTCGCCGTTCAGTTTTGTTCTGCCCTATGATCCTGCGCAAATCCAGCCCCGGGCCCGGATTCTGCTGAGTGCCGCTGTGTCGGTTAACGGGCGGCTGATGTTTGTTACCGATACGGTACAGCCGATTATCAACCAGGGGGGCACCCGTGCCGACCTGAACCTGGTGCCGGTGCCGCAAACTGCGGTTCCGGTTAACAGCGCTAACGGTGATACCACCGGTAATGGCGCGTTTCTTGCCCGCTAA